The sequence GGTCTACTCCTTTGCCGGGCTGATGGCTGCCCCGCTCTACGCCCGCTATCTGACCACCTGGAAGGACGACGGCAAGGGCAAGCTGACCCTGGTCGGCGACCTTGCCGAGACCCCGGGCACGAACGTCAACAACGACTGCAAGGTCTGGGAATTCAAGATCAAGGACGGGCTGAAGTTCGAGGACGGCCGGCCGATCACCAGCAAGGAGATCGCGTACGGCATCGCCCGCTCGTTCAACCCCGACCTCACCGGCGGCCCGACCTACATCCAGGAGTGGCTGGCCGACAGCGCGCAGTACGACACCGTCTGGGACTTCAAGGCCAACAAGGGCTCCCTGCCCCCCGGGCTGACCACGCCGGACGACAAGACCCTGCGGTTCGAGTTCAAGACCGCCCACTGCGACCTGCCCTTCGCCGCGTCGCTGCCGGCCACCGCACCCCTGCCGCCGGACAAGGACACCGGCGTCAACGTGGACAACCAGCCGTTCGCCTCCGGCCCGTACAAGGTCACCAAGGTGACGCCGGGCGTCGAGGTGGTGCTGGAGCGCAACGACCAGTGGGACGCGAAGACCGACCCGGTGCGCCACCAGTACCCGGACAAGTTCGTCTGGTCGTTCGGCACCACGCCGGACGCGCAGGCCAACCGGATGGTCGCCGACAACGGCCCGGACCAGAGCGCGGTCGCCTTCAACACGGTGCCCGCCTCGCTGATCTCGCGCGTGCTCGGTGACGCGGCGCTCAAGAGCCGTTCGCTGCTCGCGCCCACGCCGAGCGCCAACCGGCTCACCATCAACACTCAGCGGGTCACCGACCTCAAGGTGCGCCAGGCGCTCAACTACGCGATCGACCGGGACGGCCTGATCAAGGCGCTGGGCGGCGAGGCCGCCGCGTCGCCGCTGACCACGCTGCTGCCGCCGGCCACCCTCGGCTTCGAGAAGTACGACGCCTACCCGGCCGGCCCGAACGGCAACCCGGAGAAGGCCAAGGAGCTGCTCGGCGGCAAGGAGGTGCCGCTGGTGCTCGCCGTGCGGGACGACGACCTGAACCAGCGGCTCGGCACCCAGCTGAAGAACAACCTGGAGAAGGCCGGCTTCAAGATCACGGTGAAGACGACCCCCGCGGACTCCTACCTGGACGACGTCAAGAGCAAGAACAACGCGTGGGACATCTACCTCGACGCCTGGGCGGCTGACTGGCCCAGCGGCGCCGCGGTCCTGCCGGTGCTCTTCGACGGGCGCGGTATCAAGGCCTCGGGCAACAGCAACACGTCGTACGTGAACAACGACGCGATCAACGCCGAGTTCGACCGGGTGCTGGCCATGGACCCGGCCGCCCAGGCGCCCGAGTGGGCCAAGCTGGACAAGAAGATCATGGAGGAGGTCGCGCCGGCGGTCCCGCTCTACGTGGACGTGTCCTTCAACCTGCACGGCTCCAAGGCCGGCGGCGTCTTCATCGAGAGCATCTTCGGCAACGTGTCCTTCGTGAACGCGTTCGTCAAGCAGTAACGCGGCGAGTGTTGAGTAGGGCCCCTTCCTTTCGCGAAAGCGACAGGAAGGGGCCCTTCCTCACAGGTTCCGGCGGAGGAAGTCCAGCTCCAGGCGGAGCAGGCGTTCCGCGATGCCCCCGGCGGCCATGTGGGTGGCCCCGGTGAGCGGCAGGACGGCGTGCGGCCGGCCGGCGGCCAGCAGCGCCGCCGAGAGACGCAGCGTGTGCGCGGCCACCACGTTGTCGTCGACCAGCCCGTGCACCAGCAGCATCGGCCGGGCCTGCGCCGGGTCGCCGACCGGCTCGGCGGCCAGCTCGACCAGCGAGTGGTGGGCGTAGACGTCCATGCCGTCGTCCGGCAGGCCCAGGTAGCGCTCGCTGTAGGCGGTGTCGTACAGCGTCCAGTCGGTGACCGGGGCGCCGACGATCGCGCACCGGAACAGCTCCGGGTGACGCAGCACCGCCAGCCCGGCCAGCCAGCCGCCGAACGACCAGCCCCGCACCGCCACCCGGGCCAGGTCCAGGTCCGGGTGCTTGCCGGCGAGCGCGGTCAGCGCGTCCACCTGGTCGGTCAGGATCACGTCGGCCACCCGCCGGTGGATCGCCTTCTCGAACGACGGGGCGACGCCCGGGGTGCCCCGGTTGTCGACGGTCACCACCGCGAAGCCCTGCTCCGCCCACCACTGCCGTTCCAGCCAGGTCGCCCGGGCGGCGATCACCTCCTGATGCCCCGGGCCGCCGTAGACGTCCACCAGCACCGGCAGCTTCGTGCCCTTGACGTGCTCGGACGGATAGAGCACCGCGCTCGGCAACCGCCGGTCGGTCACCCGCACGATCATCGGTCGCGGCGCGTACGGCGGGGTCGCGGCCAGCGAGCGCAGCTCGCCCACCTCCTGGTCGCCGTGCCACACCGACCAGCGGGTGCCCGGGTGCTCCAGCGACGCGGCGCCGACCACCAGCGTGGCGCCGCCGATCGCGGCGGTGTGCCAGCCCGGGTCGCTGCCCATCCGGCGGGCGTCCACCCCGCCGCCGATCACCGTCCGGACCCGGTAGAGGTGCCGCTGGCTCGGCTCGCCCTCGCTCGCCTCCACCAGCAGGTCCGCCGGGCCGTTGCCGCCCCCGGGCAGCCGCCCCACCACCCGGCGTACGTACAGCGAGGGCGGGGTGAGCAGGGTGCCGTCGGCGAACAGGCACCGCGCGTCGTACCCGTCGTGGGCCAGCTCGCCGCCGACCAGCACCCGGCCGTCGGGCAGGTGGGCCGGGGTGCCGGGGATTGGCTCCACCCAGCGCGGGTCGGCCAGCTCGGCGTGCACCTGCGTCTCCCCGGTACGCGGGTCGACCGCGAGCACCAGGCCGTGCTGCTGCGACCGGCGCAGCACGGTGATCAGCGGCCCGCCGTCCGCCCAGCCGACGGAGGTCAGGTACGGGTAGGTCTCCCGGTCCCAGTGCACGTCGACCCAGCCGCCGTCGAGGTCCAGCAGGTGCAGGCTGACCTGCGCGTTCGGCCCGCCCGCCACGGGGTACGCGACGGTCGTCGGCGGGCTCGCCGGATCGGCCGGGTCGTGCAGGTGCCACTGCGGCAGCCGGGACTCGTCCACCCGGGCGGCCAGCACGCAGCGGCCGTCCGGGGCCCACCAGTAGCCGCGGTACCGGCCGAACTCCTCGGCCGCGATGTGCTCGGCGAGCCCCCAGGTCACCCCGCTGTCCTCGCCGGCGAGCAGGTTGTCCGTGCCGTCCGGCTCGATCACCCGCAGCTGGCCCCGGCGTACCCCCTCGGCGGCGTCGGTGACGTAGGCCAGCCGCTCGCCCGTGGGGTCGGGCCGCGGGTCGATCACCGGGCCGACCGTGGCCACCTCGACCACGTCGTAGTGCACCAGGTCGGCCCGGAACAGCCGCCCGGCCAGCGCGAACGCGGCCACCCGCCCGGCCGAGTCCAGGGCGTACGAGCCGATGCCGCCGGCGCTGAGCCGCAGCCGCTCGCGCAGCGCCCGTTCGCCCGGCGCCAGCGGGGCCGGCTCGCCGTCGGAGCCGAGCAGCACCGCCGGGTCGGCGACCAGTCGCTCCGCGCCGGTGGCGACGTCCAGCAGCCAGAGCGCGTCGGCCGGGTCCTCCGGTCCCGACGAGCGCAGGAAGATCACCCGGGAGCCGTCGTCCGCGACGGAGACGGCGCGCGGCGCCCCGTGGCTGAACCGACGGGTACGGGCGGCCAGCTCGGGATAGTCCACGCCTCGGATCGTAGAGGCGCGCCGGGGGTGATGTGGCCGACCTGCGCGGACGCGTAAGCATCGCCGGGGCAGGACCGCCGGATAGAGTGACGGGCGTGACGACGCTGCCCGACCGACGCCTCCTGCTGGTCCACGCGCACCCCGACGACGAGTCCATCGGCACCGGCTCGACGATGGCGCACTACGCCGCCAGCGGCGCCCACGTCACCCTGGTGACCTGCACGCTCGGCGAGGAGGGCGAGATCCACGTGCCGGCGCTGGCCCAGCTCGCCGCTGCCGAGGCCGACCAGCTCGGCGGCTACCGGATCGGCGAGCTGGCGGCCGCCTGCGCCGCGCTCGGCGTCACCGACCACCGCTTCCTCGGTGGCGCGGGCCGCTACCGGGACTCCGGCATGATGGGCCTGGCCACCAACGAGCACCCGCGGGCCTTCTGGCAGGCCGACCTCGACGAGGCCGCCGGGCACCTGCTGGAGATCATGCGCGAGGTCCGTCCGCAGGTCATGATCACGTACGACGCCAACGGCTTTTACGGCCACCCCGACCACATCCAGGCGCACCGGGTGGCGATGCGGGCACACGAGCTGGCCGCCGCCGAGGGGATCGCCCCGGCGAAGGTCTACTGGACGGCGATGCCGCGCAGCGTGCTGGTGGCCGGCCTGGACGCGTTCACCGAGTCGTCGGACAATCCGTTCGCCGGCATCGAGAGCGTTGACGAGCTGCCGTTCGGCACGCCCGACCCGGAGATCGCCGCGCGGATCGACGCCACCGACCAGCACGTCGCCAAGGAGGCGGCGATGCGGGCGCACGCCACCCAGATCCCGGCCACCTCCTGGCTCTACTCGATCGCCGGCAACTTCGGCGCCGAGTTCATGGGGGTGGAGTACTTCACCCTCGCGGTCGGCGAGAAGGGGCCGGGCCGCGGCCCGTACGGCTGGGAGGACGACCTCTTCGCCGGGCTGCCGCTGGACGGGCCGGACCGGTCCCCGGTCGCGGCGGCCGGCCTCCGGTGACGCTGCCGGCCGTACCGATGCCGGTCGCATCCGAGCCGCCGTCCGCCGAGCCGCCCGCGGGGCCGGGATGGTCCGACACCCCGCTGCGGATCGTCGGCGGGATCGTGGCGGTCTGGGCCGGCCTGCTCGCCGCGGTGCTGGACCTGCTCTTCGCCACCTGGGCGTGGGAGGTCGTCAAGGGCCTGACCGGCGGCCTGGCCAAGGGGGTGGTCGGCACCTCGCTGGCGGTGGGTGGCATCGCCGCGGTGGTGGTGCTGACGGTCCTGTTGGGCTCCTTCGCGCACACCGCGGTCGGCACGCGCTGGGCGGCGGCGCTGCCCGCCCTGCCCTGGTTCGTGGTGATCGTCGCGGGCAGCGTCCGGACCGCCGAGGGTGACCTCGCGCTGACCGGCGACAACGTGCTCGGCCTCGGCATGATCATGGCGGGTGCGATCACCTTCGCGGTGCTGGGTTTCCGGCAGCTCGTGGCGCCGCCCGTCCGCTGAGGCCGGCCGGTCCGGCGGGCCGGGTGCGGGCCGCCGATTGGTAACGCTCGGTGATTCCAGCTCGAGGCGCGGGCGGGGCCGTCGCCGCCTTTGCTCTGCAGCCATGGGCGCAGCAGTAACGGATCGTGATCCTGGCCTCCACTGGTCCGCGACCACGATCGCGGCGAACGCCCAGTTCAAGTTGGTGCTGCGCCCATGGCTGCAGAGCAAAGCGGCCGAGAGGGCAGGTCGGCAGTGACGAGGGTGCCTACGCTGAGTTGCCAATGGTGGCTCATTGCGGAGCGTGGTCGACGTGATGGCCGGAGCGGCTGACGCGATCGCCGGGGCTGCGTGGCGCTCAC comes from Micromonospora viridifaciens and encodes:
- the mshB gene encoding N-acetyl-1-D-myo-inositol-2-amino-2-deoxy-alpha-D-glucopyranoside deacetylase, translating into MTGVTTLPDRRLLLVHAHPDDESIGTGSTMAHYAASGAHVTLVTCTLGEEGEIHVPALAQLAAAEADQLGGYRIGELAAACAALGVTDHRFLGGAGRYRDSGMMGLATNEHPRAFWQADLDEAAGHLLEIMREVRPQVMITYDANGFYGHPDHIQAHRVAMRAHELAAAEGIAPAKVYWTAMPRSVLVAGLDAFTESSDNPFAGIESVDELPFGTPDPEIAARIDATDQHVAKEAAMRAHATQIPATSWLYSIAGNFGAEFMGVEYFTLAVGEKGPGRGPYGWEDDLFAGLPLDGPDRSPVAAAGLR
- a CDS encoding ABC transporter substrate-binding protein — protein: MRARVAAAAGSAFALALALGACSKNTGTKTDVDTERKTTGVIATDPKDSLGPAPEVPGAAKGGTFTILRETQISHLDPQRVYSFAGLMAAPLYARYLTTWKDDGKGKLTLVGDLAETPGTNVNNDCKVWEFKIKDGLKFEDGRPITSKEIAYGIARSFNPDLTGGPTYIQEWLADSAQYDTVWDFKANKGSLPPGLTTPDDKTLRFEFKTAHCDLPFAASLPATAPLPPDKDTGVNVDNQPFASGPYKVTKVTPGVEVVLERNDQWDAKTDPVRHQYPDKFVWSFGTTPDAQANRMVADNGPDQSAVAFNTVPASLISRVLGDAALKSRSLLAPTPSANRLTINTQRVTDLKVRQALNYAIDRDGLIKALGGEAAASPLTTLLPPATLGFEKYDAYPAGPNGNPEKAKELLGGKEVPLVLAVRDDDLNQRLGTQLKNNLEKAGFKITVKTTPADSYLDDVKSKNNAWDIYLDAWAADWPSGAAVLPVLFDGRGIKASGNSNTSYVNNDAINAEFDRVLAMDPAAQAPEWAKLDKKIMEEVAPAVPLYVDVSFNLHGSKAGGVFIESIFGNVSFVNAFVKQ
- a CDS encoding S9 family peptidase; amino-acid sequence: MDYPELAARTRRFSHGAPRAVSVADDGSRVIFLRSSGPEDPADALWLLDVATGAERLVADPAVLLGSDGEPAPLAPGERALRERLRLSAGGIGSYALDSAGRVAAFALAGRLFRADLVHYDVVEVATVGPVIDPRPDPTGERLAYVTDAAEGVRRGQLRVIEPDGTDNLLAGEDSGVTWGLAEHIAAEEFGRYRGYWWAPDGRCVLAARVDESRLPQWHLHDPADPASPPTTVAYPVAGGPNAQVSLHLLDLDGGWVDVHWDRETYPYLTSVGWADGGPLITVLRRSQQHGLVLAVDPRTGETQVHAELADPRWVEPIPGTPAHLPDGRVLVGGELAHDGYDARCLFADGTLLTPPSLYVRRVVGRLPGGGNGPADLLVEASEGEPSQRHLYRVRTVIGGGVDARRMGSDPGWHTAAIGGATLVVGAASLEHPGTRWSVWHGDQEVGELRSLAATPPYAPRPMIVRVTDRRLPSAVLYPSEHVKGTKLPVLVDVYGGPGHQEVIAARATWLERQWWAEQGFAVVTVDNRGTPGVAPSFEKAIHRRVADVILTDQVDALTALAGKHPDLDLARVAVRGWSFGGWLAGLAVLRHPELFRCAIVGAPVTDWTLYDTAYSERYLGLPDDGMDVYAHHSLVELAAEPVGDPAQARPMLLVHGLVDDNVVAAHTLRLSAALLAAGRPHAVLPLTGATHMAAGGIAERLLRLELDFLRRNL